In Nitrosomonas stercoris, the genomic stretch TTCCTTGCCTACTTCATTGAAGAAAAAAACACTACTACATACAGTGAGCACTGTTAAACCAATTACTTTCCAGCGGTGACGCATGGAAAGCGCGAGTAATTGCCTATAGTGATGATCCAGGCGAGCAAACCTGTTATCCAACCAGCGATAAAGGCGGCCATGTTTGCGCTCAACTCGCAAATAGCGCGAACACAGCATAGGAGTTAATGTAAGTGAAACAAATAGAGAAATCAGTACCCCAAAGGTCACAACCACGGAAAAGGATTTGAAGAATTTTCCGATAATGCCTTCCATGAAAACCACTGGAGCAAAAATACAGACCAATGCCAGTGTGGCAGCAATCACAGCAAACACAACTTCATGGCTACCTCGAATAGCAGTAGCAACGGGGTCAATCTTGCCATATTGCTTCTGTTCCCGACTCATGTGTCGAAAAATATTTTCTAATACCACAATAGCATCATCAACCACCACCCCAATTAGTAGCAACAATGCTAACAACGTCATGGTGTTAAAGGTGAAGCCTGCAAAATACATAACAGCAATTGCACCCAAGAGCGAAACCGGAATGGCAGTGGCAATAATAAGCGTAGAACGTACTGAACTCAAAAACAACCAAACTATTAACGCGGCCAGCAAAGTCCCCTCTACCAGATGTTCTTGTAATGCATAGACCAGCTCCTTAATAAAAATCGCATCACTGGAAGACACACTGATTTTCATACCTGGCGGCAAATTGGGCACAATATCTTCCACCAATCGCCGTTCAACTTCATCAATAATGGCAACGGTATTGGCATTGGCCACCTTAACAATCCCTAGGCCCAGAGAAGGTTCGCCATTAAATCGGCCTATTTGCCGATAATCAGCCAATGCATCTTCAACCTCTGCAATCTGTTTTAACCGGATCGGTGCTCCATCGCGGTAAGCCACGATCATGTTATTCATCTCTTTGATGGTATGAAATTCCAGATCCAGCTTGATGAGTTTTTCTGAATGCCGTGCTGTTAGAAACCCACCGGGTAATTGAATGTGTTCACGTCGAAAGGCATCGATCACATCCCTTGCTGCAATATTGTAAGAAGCCATACGATCTGGCAAAACATTAACTCGAATGGTACGATCACGGCGACCACCTAGCCGCACCTCTCCTACACCATCAATCGTTTCCAGCTTTTTCTTGATAATGTTAAATCCATATAGATTGAGCTGCTGCAAAGTACGATCGCCCTGTAATGACAACCACATGACAGGCTGTGCATTAGTTTCTATTTTTTGGATGATGGGAGGATCAGTATCATCAGGCAAACGCTTCAGAATTTGACCCACATTTGCCTGGACTTCGTTGTAAGCAATGTCAATATCTTTATCCAAGATAAAGGTGATGGTCGTTGTCGCAACGCTGGGAGAAGAGCTAGATTGCACATGTTCGATACCGGGAATGGTGTTGACAGCCGTTTCAATAATGCTGGTAATACTGGCATCAACAATATCAGGGTTGGCTCCAATGAGTGTAGTCGTCACCGAAATTATAGGAAATTCAATGTACGGCCAGCGATCTACACCAATACGCTGATAGCTGATTATTCCAAGTAAAACTAGTAACCCAGAAACCATCCATGCCAGCACATGACGCTTGATTGATAGCTCTGGCAGCGTCATAAATTTGCCTGCGTTAATACTTCGTTTTGTATGGTGATTTTAGCTCCGTCGGTTAGAAAAGCAGCGCCATCTAACACAATTCGTTCACCTGCTTGGACACCCTCTATAATTTCAATCATGCCATCCTGGTTTAAGCCAGTTTGTACTACACGCTGTTCCACTTGTGTTTCATTGACTGCATAGATTACTTGCCCTGCTGGCCTTAGCACAACACTGAGTTCTGGCACCACTACAACATTTTCACGTATCCCTAATACAACAACCCCGTTAATACTAGCGCCTGCATGCCAGCCAGACTGATTTTCAACATAAGCAAGCGCTTCAATAGCGCGATTATTCGTACCCACCGCGGGTTTCAGTTCTCTAATGCGAGAAATGATGACAGCGTCAGATGTAGGGGTACTTAATCTGACTTCAAGTCCTGGTTTGATATACGCTGCAGTACTTTCAGGAAATGGCAAATGGGCGCGCAAAAACTGATTGCTGATGATTTGCAACAATGGATCACCCACCTTGACATAATCCCCCTCAACCACAATTTGTGATTCAACTTTGCCCTCTACCGGTGAAAATATACGGGTCTTGGATTGGTTGTGCTCTATCGTCGCCAAGCGTGACCTGGCACCTTCTA encodes the following:
- a CDS encoding multidrug resistance protein MdtB; translation: MTLPELSIKRHVLAWMVSGLLVLLGIISYQRIGVDRWPYIEFPIISVTTTLIGANPDIVDASITSIIETAVNTIPGIEHVQSSSSPSVATTTITFILDKDIDIAYNEVQANVGQILKRLPDDTDPPIIQKIETNAQPVMWLSLQGDRTLQQLNLYGFNIIKKKLETIDGVGEVRLGGRRDRTIRVNVLPDRMASYNIAARDVIDAFRREHIQLPGGFLTARHSEKLIKLDLEFHTIKEMNNMIVAYRDGAPIRLKQIAEVEDALADYRQIGRFNGEPSLGLGIVKVANANTVAIIDEVERRLVEDIVPNLPPGMKISVSSSDAIFIKELVYALQEHLVEGTLLAALIVWLFLSSVRSTLIIATAIPVSLLGAIAVMYFAGFTFNTMTLLALLLLIGVVVDDAIVVLENIFRHMSREQKQYGKIDPVATAIRGSHEVVFAVIAATLALVCIFAPVVFMEGIIGKFFKSFSVVVTFGVLISLFVSLTLTPMLCSRYLRVERKHGRLYRWLDNRFARLDHHYRQLLALSMRHRWKVIGLTVLTVCSSVFFFNEVGKEFSPETDEGVFTITFRTPLGSSIDYTDSRLRLLEQVLAQYPSEIISYLGMIGTRQDGQVNRGFVNVRLYDRSERAMTQQELMRELREQFDKIPGVRAFPTPVSIVRGQRSEKLQFNMTGPNLEEVGRLAKQMQSQLGEIPGMGKIDLDLDLDLPQLIVKVDRTRAASLGISAADIATAINMFTGGIDVDRFNDDPGDGQRYEIRIKGKEDRFNKLEDLKKVYLRSSGNELVRLDTVVEFKEVLGAALIGRFDLMYAAMFYANPTLPLDRATDIVFQQAAEMLPPGYTVKLTGQAEELAKTVESIIFVFSLALILLYMVLASQFNSFLQPLIVMVAQPLAIIGGIFALWLTGDSLNIFSMIGLVLLIGLVAKNSILLIDLTNQLREQGKSIDAALKEACPIRMRPVLMTSLTVILALLPAAMGLGAGAETNRPLAVAVIGGMISSTLLTLVVVPAVYSLVMRAVERWQFSRQAVAE
- a CDS encoding multidrug resistance protein MdtA translates to MLSKVKKLLYATLLLVLIACSKQETATRTPNPPSVSVTTAQSISMEVREESIGSLEGIMDPTIAAEVAGRVLKVLIRQGQHVKKGQEIALLDPVNHQLQRREALSEVARLEALLENQRRLVERNTRLVERNFISQIVLDDVKTQEIALRRQLEGARSRLATIEHNQSKTRIFSPVEGKVESQIVVEGDYVKVGDPLLQIISNQFLRAHLPFPESTAAYIKPGLEVRLSTPTSDAVIISRIRELKPAVGTNNRAIEALAYVENQSGWHAGASINGVVVLGIRENVVVVPELSVVLRPAGQVIYAVNETQVEQRVVQTGLNQDGMIEIIEGVQAGERIVLDGAAFLTDGAKITIQNEVLTQANL